In Mastacembelus armatus chromosome 4, fMasArm1.2, whole genome shotgun sequence, the following are encoded in one genomic region:
- the usp24 gene encoding ubiquitin carboxyl-terminal hydrolase 24 isoform X3, translated as METEEEQHITTLLCMGFPDPDVIRKALRLAKNDINEAVALLTNESPGLGYGYEPMESGPAPGLGSSGDGENSGRTGTGGFDPPPAYHDVVDSEKSNDENGNCSGGSMEFPTTNLYELESRVFTDHWSIPYKREESLGKCLIASTCLARHGLADADENCKRFMDRCMPEAFKKLLTSSAVHKWGTEIHEGIYNMLMLLVELVAERVKQDPVPVNLMGVLTMAFNPDNEYHFKNRMKTCQRNWAEVFGDEAHMFAVSPTNTYQKEPHGWLVDLVNQFGELGGFTAIQTKLNTEEIEIAYVSALVQPLGVCAEYLNSSLVQPMLDPVIHKMITYVQNLEEKDLKDKRLVSIPDLLSAIKLLCMRFQRDLVTVVDDLRLDTLLRMLKTPHFSTKMNSLKEVTKLIEESTVSKTVKNAIDTDKLLDWLVENSVLSIALEGNIDQAQYCERIKGIIELLGSKLSLDELSKIWRIQAGQSSTVIENIHTIIAAAAVKFSFDQLTHLFVLIQKSWEVESDRVRQKLLSLIGRIGREARSETTTGKVLEVLWELAHLPTLPTSLVQQALEEHLGILSDAYAVKETVKRSYIIKCIEDIKKASQQSSPQTVWVVPALRQLHEITRSFIKQTYQKQDKSIIQDLKKNFEIVKLITGSLVCCHRLAVTAAGNNGLSGLTLVDGRYTYQEYLDSHLRFLAFFLQEASLYLAWNRAKELWECLVSGPDICELDREMCFEWFTKGQHDLESDVQQQLFKEKILKLEPYEITMNGFNLFKTFFENVNLCDHRLKRQGTQLCVDRLDLAGMDFIWRIAMETPDEEIANEAIQLIITYSYTNLNPKMKKDSVSLHKKFIADCYKRLEAASSALGGPTLTHAVTKATKMLTATAMPTVATTVQSPSRYRGGFGSTKLVIIERLLLLAERYVITIEDMYSVPRTILPHGASFNGHPVTIHITYESTKDTFTLETHSNETIGSIRWKISEHLSCPVDNVQIFANDSVLTMNRDQKLLSQLGFSDEQCLTVKSSGTGTPSGSSESSASASSSSSSAVFNSAYALEQEKSLPGVVMALVCNVFEMLYQLANLDESRITLRVRKLLLLIPTDPEVQDALDNFVPKESSVWSHQKTLFTLGQGSGSRSPSMASKQQHQPSAASILESLFRSSAPGMSTFRVLYNLEVLSSKLMPTSDDEMAKSSSKSFCENFLKAGGLSLVVNVMQRDSIPSEVDYETRQGVYSICLQLARFLLVGQSMPAVLDDDIIRDGEALSSRPFRNAGRTGRQLSLCGTPEKSSYRQMSLSERSSIRVEEIIPAARVAIQTMEVSDFTSTVACFMRLTWAAAAGRLDLVGSPQPIRETHSSLLPQGVRTRVSSTGSNCSSSSEGDTTPTALHAGICVRQQNVSIKDAIIAREALSLLVTCLQLRCQQFCSFYNLPSVSDFIIDILLGSPSGEIRRVACDQLYTLSQSDTSAFPEVQKPNLFLLSVILTAQLPLWSPTSVMRGVNQRLLSQCTEYFDLRCQLLDDLTTSEMEVLKVSPATMLEDEISWLDNFEPSWSAEMETSEADNILLAGHLRLIKTLLSLCGSEKEHLGPSLIQQLLDDFLFRASRIIINSSNPTTSPAPSHDFHPKCSTASSRLAAYEVLVMLADSSLSNLRLITKELLSMHHQSDPSLCKEFDYLPPVESRSVSGFVGLKNGGATCYMNAVFQQLYMQPGLPEAFLSIEDDTDQPEESVFYQVQSLFGHLMESKLQYYVPENFWKIFKMWNKELYVREQQDAYEFFTSLVDQLDEHLKKMGREQIFKNTFQGIFSDQKICKDCPHRYEREETFMALNLGVTSCQSLEISLDQFVRGEVLEGSNAYYCEKCKEKRTTVKRTCIKSLPSVLCIHLMRFGFDWESGRSIKYDEQIRFPWVLNMEPYTASGMARQDCSGEGGEGRGDGTSGGSPRKKVTISENYELVGVVVHSGQAHAGHYYSFIKDRRGTSRGRWYKFNDNMVEEFEMNDETLEYECFGGEYRPKVYDQSNPYPDMRRRYWNAYMLFYQKISDQNSPVLPKKSRVSIMRQEAEDLSLSAPSSPDISPQSSPRPPRANNDRLTLLTRLVRKGEKKGLFVEKMPASIYQMVRDENLKFMRNRDVYNSDYFNFTLSLASVNATKLKHPDYQPMAKESLQLAVHFLFHTYLHTKKKLRVDTEEWMATVEVLLSKSSEACQWMVQYLVGPEGREIIRVCLLECSVREVRVVVASILEKTLESALHFGDPGLDSFTDALLSLLDKDVPENVKNCAQYFSLFSNFAQRGCGPCQLLLKHSAYRRMLIFLLGPNRQNNQNRRWSPAQAREFLHLHSTLAFITLHSDLSSQQTQAPGGFKLCVSSVTSSTPLLPLHTDILTSLFTPEGQPYLLEVMFAMRELSGPLSVLMEMVTYCSYCNEPFSLGVLQLLKTQLETAPPHELKNVFHMLQELLVVEDPLQSQRLKYAFESEKGLLALMHQSNNVDSRRCYQCVKFLVTLAQKCPPAKDYFKDLSGHWSWAVQWLQKKMTEHYWTPQSNVSNETSTNKTFQRTISAQDTLAYATALLNEKEQSGSSNGSDGSPANENADRSLRQGSESPMMLGDSKSDLEDVDP; from the exons ATGGAGACCGAGGAGGAGCAGCACATAACGACGCTCCTCTGCATGGGCTTCCCAGACCCCGACGTGATACGGAAGGCGCTCCGGCTAGCAAAGAACGACATCAACGAGGCTGTGGCGCTACTGACGAACGAAAGCCCCGGACTCGGGTATGGATATGAGCCGATGGAGAGTGGGCCTGCCCCCGGCTTGGGCTCGAGTGGAGACGGGGAAAACAGTGGGCGCACAGGGACAGGAGGGTTTGACCCTCCGCCCGCATACCACGATGTGGTGGACAGCGAG aagAGCAACGATGAGAATGGAAACTGCTCTGGTGGTAGCATGGAGTTCCCCACCACCAATCTGTATGAGCTGGAGAGTAGAGTCTTTACCGATCACTGGTCCATCCCTTACAAAAGAGAGGAGTCCCTGGGCAAGTGTCTTATTGCATCCACCTGTCTCGCCCGGCATG GTCTCGCTGATGCTGACGAGAACTGCAAGCGGTTTATGGATCGGTGCATGCCGGAGGCCTTTAAAAAG TTGCTGACCAGCAGTGCCGTGCACAAATGGGGCACAGAGATTCACGAAGGAATCTATAACATGCTCATGTTACTGGTGGAGCTTGTTGCAGAGCGGGTCAAGCAGGACCCTGTACCTGTAAACCTGATGGGTGTCCTGACTATg GCCTTCAACCCTGATAACGAATACCATTTTAAGAACCGAATGAAAACCTGTCAAAGGAACTGGGCTGAAGTTTTTGGAGATGAGGCCCACATGTTTGCCGTCTCTCCTACCAACACTTATCAGAAG GAGCCTCATGGTTGGCTGGTTGATTTGGTAAATCAG ttTGGAGAGTTGGGTGGATTCACTGCTATCCAGACTAAACTGAACACCGAGGAAATCGAGATAGCA TATGTATCAGCTCTGGTCCAGCCTCTTGGTGTATGTGCAGAATACCTCAACTCCAGCCTTGTCCAG CCCATGCTTGATCCAGTCATCCACAAGATGATCACATATGTACAGAACTTGGAGGAAAAGGACCTTAAAGACAAG CGTCTGGTGAGCATCCCAGACCTGCTGTCGGCCATCAAGCTGCTGTGTATGAGGTTCCAGAGGGACCTGGTTACAGTAGTGGATGACCTGCGGCTGGACACCCTGCTGCGAATGCTCAAAACCCCCCACTTCTCCACCAAGATGAACTCCCTCAAAGAG GTGACAAAGTTAATAGAGGAGAGCACGGTGTCTAAGACAGTTAAAAATGCCATTGACACGGATAAACTCCTGGACTGGCTTGTAGAGAACTCAGTTCTGTCAATAGCACTGGAAG GTAACATTGATCAGGCTCAGTACTGTGAAAGAATTAAGGGAATCATTGAGCTGCTGGGGAGTAAACTGTCTCTCGATGAACTCTCCAAGATCTGGAGAATACAG gCAGGCCAGTCATCAACTGTGATTGAAAACATTCATACAatcattgctgctgctgctgtgaagtTCAGCTTTGATCAACTCACCCACCTCTTTGTGCTCATACAAAAG AGCTGGGAGGTTGAGAGTGACCGTGTGAGGCAGAAGCTGCTCAGTCTGATCGGGAGGATTGGCAGAGAAGCTCGCTCTGAAACCACAACTGGAAAG gTGCTGGAGGTGCTTTGGGAGTTGGCGCATCTCCCCACCCTGCCTACCAGTCTGGTTCAGCAGGCGTTGGAGGAGCACCTGGGGATCCTCAGCGATGCCTACGCTGTCAAGGAGACGGTGAAACGCAGTTACATCATAAAATGTATTGAGGACATTAAGAAG GCTTCTCAGCAGAGCAGTCCTCAGACAGTCTGGGTTGTTCCTGCTCTCCGTCAGCTTCATGAGATCACCCGTTCTTTCATCAAGCAGACCTATCAAAAACAAGACAAG AGCATAATCCAGGACTTGAAGAAGAACTTTGAGATTGTCAAACTGATCACAGGATCTCTTGTGTGCTGCCATCGACTCGCTGTAACTGCCGCAGGAAATAATGGCCTCTCAGGCTTGACTTTGGTCGATGGTCGATACACCTACCAGGAG TATCTGGACAGCCATCTGCGCTTCCTGGCCTTCTTCCTCCAGGAGGCCAGCCTCTACCTGGCCTGGAACAGGGCCAAAGAGCTCTGGGAGTGTCTGGTGTCAGGGCCAGACATCTGTGAACTCGACCGTGAG ATGTGTTTTGAGTGGTTCACCAAAGGACAACATGACCTCGAGAGTGatgttcagcagcagctcttcAAGGAGAAGATTTTGAAGTTGGAACCATATGAGATCACCATGAATG GTTTCAATCTATTTAAAACCTTCTTTGAGAATGTTAACCTGTGTGACCATCGTCTGAAACGCCAGGGAACTCAGCTG TGTGTGGATCGACTGGACCTGGCAGGGATGGATTTTATCTGGCGTATCGCCATGGAAACTCCTGATGAAGAGATAGCCAATGAAGCAATCCAGCTCATTATCACATACAGCTACACCAATCTCAATCCCAAAATGAAGAAG GATTCTGTGTCTTTGCACAAGAAGTTTATTGCCGATTGTTACAAGAGACTAGAG GCAGCGAGTTCGGCCCTGGGTGGGCCTACTTTGACACATGCTGTTACTAAGGCAACAAAGATGCTGACAGCCACTGCTATGCCAACAGTGGCTACAACTGTACAGTCACCATCCAGGTACAGAGGGGGGTTTGG ATCCACTAAGCTGGTGATAATTGAAAGACTGCTGCTACTGGCTGAACGCTACGTCATCACGATAGAG GATATGTACTCAGTTCCTCGCACTATTCTACCTCATGGGGCCTCATTCAATGGACACCCTGTCACTATTCACATCACCTATGAGTCAACCAAAGACACCTTCACCTTAGAG accCACAGTAATGAAACAATAGGAAGTATCCGGTGGAAGATATCAGAGCATTTGAGCTGTCCAGTCGATAATGTCCAGATCTTTGCCAATGATAGCGTG TTGACCATGAATCGGGATCAGAAGCTGCTGTCCCAGCTCGGCTTTAGCGATGAACAGTGCTTGACTGTGAAGAGTTCAGGTACGGGCACTCCCTCTGGCAGTTCTGAGTCCTCAGCCTCCGCTTCAAGCAGTTCCAGCTCGGCTGTCTTCAACTCTGCTTATGCTTTGGAGCAG GAGAAGTCTCTGCCTGGTGTGGTGATGGCTTTGGTGTGTAATGTGTTTGAGATGCTTTACCAGCTGGCTAATCTAGATGAATCTAG GATCACTCTTCGTGTGAGGAAGTTACTCCTGCTGATCCCAACAGATCCAGAAGTGCAAGATGCACTTGACAACTTTGTTCCCAAAGAATCCAGTGTCTGGAGCCATCAG AAGACATTGTTCACTCTCGGTCAGGGTTCAGGCTCTCGATCTCCATCTATGGCCTCAAAGCAGCAACACCAGCCCAGTGCTGCATCCATCTTGGAATCATTGTTCAGGTCCTCGGCCCCAGGCATGTCGACTTTCAGAGTCCTGTACAACCTGGAG GTGTTAAGTTCAAAGCTCATGCCTACGTCTGATGATGAGATGGCTAAAAGCAGCAGCAAGTCCTTCTGTGAGAACTTCCTTAAAGCAGGAGGACTCAG tTTGGTGGTTAATGTTATGCAGAGAGATTCCATTCCATCAGAGGTGGACTACGAGACCAGACAAGGAGTCTACTCAATCTGCCTTCAGTTGGCCAG GTTCCTTCTGGTTGGTCAGAGCATGCCAGCAGTGCTGGATGATGATATCATTAGGGATGGCGAGGCCCTGTCATCCCGTCCGTTTCGTAACGCTGGACGAACCGGACGACagctgtctctgtgtggaacTCCAGAGAAGTCCTCGTATAGACAGATGTCTTTGTCTGAGCGTTCCTCAATAAGAGTGGAGGAGATCATACCTGCTGCCCGAGTAGCTATTCAG ACCATGGAGGTGAGTGACTTTACCTCCACTGTGGCCTGTTTCATGCGTCTGACCTgggcagctgcagcaggcagaTTGGATTTAGTTGGCAGCccgcagccaatcagagagacCCACAGCTCACTTCTGCCACAGGGAGTCCGTACCAGAGTCAGCAGCACAG gaagTAACTGCAGCTCCAGCAGTGAAGGTGACACAACGCCAACAGCACTGCATGCAGGGATATGTGTCAGACAGCAGAATGTCTCCATCAAAGATGCCATCATTGCCCGTGAGGCTCTGTCACTGCTGGTTACCTGTCTGCAGTTACGCTGTCAGCAGTTCT GTTCTTTTTACAACCTTCCCTCTGTCAGTGATTTCATCATCGATATTCTGCTGGGATCTCCCAGTGGAGAG ATCCGTCGCGTAGCTTGTGATCAACTGTACACTCTGAGCCAGTCTGACACTTCAGCTTTCCCTGAAGTCCAGAAACCCAACTTGTTCCTCCTCTCAGTCATTCTTACTGCTCAGCTGCCATTATGGAGTCCCACATCTGTCATGAGAGGGGTTAACCAGAG GTTGCTGTCACAGTGCACTGAGTACTTCGACCTAAGATGTCAGCTTCTGGATGACCTAACCA CATCAGAAATGGAGGTGCTAAAAGTGAGTCCTGCCACCATGCTGGAAGATGAGATCTCTTGGCTCGACAACTTTGAACCCAGCTGGAGCGCTGAGATGGAGACCAGCGAGGCAGACAACATCCTCCTGGCCGGACACCTCCGTCTCATTAAGACTTTGCTGTCCCTCTGTGGCAGTGAAAAGGAACATCTTG GCCCCTCTCTGATCCAGCAGTTGCTGGATGACTTCCTATTTCGAGCTTCACGGATCATCATCAACAGTTCAAATCCCACAACGTCCCCGGCTCCCAGCCATGACTTCCACCCCAA gtgcagCACAGCCAGCAGCAGACTGGCAGCCTATGAGGTGCTGGTGATGCTGGCGGACAGCTCTCTCTCAAATCTCCGACTGATCACCAAGGAGCTGTTGTCTATGCACCACCAGTCTGATCCCTCCCTCTGCAAGGAGTTTGAT TATCTGCCCCCAGTAGAGAGCCGCTCAGTCTCAGGTTTCGTTGGACTGAAGAATGGAGGAGCTACATGTTACATGAATGCTGTGTTCCAGCAGCTCTACATGCAGCCTGGCCTACCAgag gcTTTTCTGTCCATTGAGGATGACACAGACCAGCCAGAAGAGAGTGTCTTCTACCAGGTCCAATCTTTGTTTGGACATCTAATGGAGAGCAAACTCCAGTACTATGTACCTGAGAACTTCTGGAAG ATCTTCAAGATGTGGAACAAAGAGTTGTATGTAAGAGAACAGCAGGATGCTTACGAGTTTTTCACTAGCCTGGTGGACCAGCTCGATGAACATCTCAAG AAAATGGGTCGAGAACAGatcttcaaaaacacatttcagggAATCTTCTCCGACCAGAAAATATGTAAAGACTGTCCTCATCG GTACGAACGTGAAGAAACATTCATGGCTTTGAACCTTGGAGTGACTTCCTGTCAAAGTTTAGAGATCTCATTGGATCAGTTTGTCAGAGGAGAAGTGCTAGAGGGCAGCAACGCCTACTACTGTGAAAAATGCAAGGAGAAG AGGACCACAGTGAAAAGGACCTGCATCAAATCCCTGCCCAGTGTTCTCTGTATCCACCTCATGCGCTTTGGTTTTGACTGGGAAAGCGGACGCTCCATCAAATACGATGAACAGATTAGG TTTCCCTGGGTGCTGAACATGGAGCCCTACACCGCCTCTGGAATGGCTCGCCAAGACTGCAGCGGAGAGGGGGGCGAGGGGCGGGGTGATGGGACCTCAGGAGGGTCACCCAGGAAGAAAGTCACAATTTCTGAGAACTACGAGCTCGTGGGAGTTGTTGTCCACAGTGGTCAGGCGCATGCTGGTCACTACTACTCCTTCATTAAAGACAGACG tggTACTTCCCGAGGTCGGTGGTACAAGTTCAATGACAACATGGTGGAGgagtttgaaatgaatgatGAGACTCTGGAGTATGAGTGCTTTGGAGGAGAGTACCGCCCCAAAGTTTATGACCAGT cCAACCCATACCCAGATATGCGGAGGAGGTATTGGAACGCATACATGTTGTTCTATCAGAAGATCAGCGACCAGAACTCACCTGTCCTGCCCAAAAAAAGTCGAGTCAGCATCATGAGGCAAGAAGCTGAGGACCTTTCACT GTCTGCACCATCCTCTCCTGATATTTCCCCACAGTCCTCTCCTCGCCCACCAAGGGCCAACAATGACCGCCTCACCCTCCTCACCCGCCTGGTCCGTAAGGGGGAGAAGAAGGGCCTGTTTGTAGAGAAAATGCCTGCCAGCATCTACCAG ATGGTGAGAGATGAGAATCTGAAGTTTATGAGGAACAGAGACGTCTACAACAGCGACTACTTCAACTTCACCCTCTCCTTGGCATCTGTCAATGCA ACAAAACTGAAGCATCCAGACTACCAACCTATGGCCAAAGAGAGTCTCCAGCTGGCTGTTCACTTTCTCTTCCACACCTACCTGCACACCAAAAAGAAACTCCg GGTGGACACAGAGGAGTGGATGGCCACTGTGGAAGTGCTGCTGTCTAAGAGCAGCGAAGCATGCCAGTGGATGGTGCAGTATCTGGTTGGACCAGAGGGGCGAGAGATCATCAG GGTTTGTCTGTTGGAGTGCAGCGTGAGGGAGGTGAGGGTGGTAGTAGCATCCATCCTCGAAAAGACTCTGGAGAGCGCGCTTCACTTTGGAGATCCAGGGTTGGACAGTTTTACTGACGCACTTCTTTCCTTACTGGACAAAGATGTTCCAGAGAATGTGAAAAATTGCGCGCAGTACTTCAGCCTCTTCAGTAACTTTGCACAGAGG ggTTGTGGTCCTTGTCAGTTGTTGTTGAAACACTCAGCTTATCGCCGGATGCTCATCTTTCTGCTAGGACCCAATAGGCAGAACAATCAG AATCGGCGGTGGAGTCCAGCTCAGGCTCGGGAGTTTCTTCACCTGCACAGCACTCTAGCTTTCATCACTCTGCACTCTGACCTCAGCTCCCAGCAGACGCAGG CTCCAGGAGGCTTTAAGCTGTGTGTGAGTAGTGTCACATCCTCCACCCCACTCCTCCCCCTCCACACAGACATCCTGACCTCTCTCTTCACTCCAGAGGGACAACCTTACCTTCTAGAG GTGATGTTTGCCATGCGTGAGTTGTCAGGGCCCCTGTCTGTTCTGATGGAGATGGTGACCTACTGCTCGTACTGTAACGAGCCTTTCTCCCTGGGTGTGCTGCAGTTActcaag ACCCAGCTGGAGACTGCTCCACCTCATGAACTGAAGAACGTTTTCCACATGCTGCAGGAGCTACTA GTAGTGGAAGACCCTCTACAATCCCAGAGACTCAAGTATGCGTTTGAGTCAGAGAAAGGCCTGTTAG CTTTGATGCACCAGAGCAACAACGTGGATAGCAGGCGCTGCTACCAGTGTGTGAAGTTCCTAGTCACATTAGCTCAGAA GTGCCCTCCAGCTAAGGATTACTTCAAAGATTTATCTGGTCACTGGAGCTGGGCAGTACAGTGGCTACAGAAAAAG ATGACAGAACATTACTGGACTCCACAGAGCAATGTCTCCAATGAGACCTCCACCAATAAAACCTTCCAGCGCACCATCTCcgcacag GATACCTTGGCCTATGCCACAGCATTATTAAATGAGAAGGAGCAGTCTGGCAGCAGTAACGGTTCTGATGGCAGTCCAGCCAATGAAAACGCCGACCGCAGCCTCCGACAG GGGTCAGAGTCTCCCATGATGCTCGGCGATTCAAAAAGTGATCTAGAAGATGTGGACCCCTAG